GCGATGGCCGTCGTCAAGTGGAGCCTGGCGTTCTACATGGGCGGTATGGGCGCCCCGGACGAGAACTACCACCTCGACGTCATCAAGCGCATGGGCTTCGAGGAGGAGGCCGACCATGTCCAGCAGCTGTTCATCGGCGGCGATCGCGAGCAGGCCATGCGTGCCGTCCCCGACGCTCTGGCCGACGAGATCGCACTGGTCGGACCGCGCGACCGCATCCGCGAACGGCTCCAGCGATGGATCGACTCGCCCGTCACGCACCTGCTCGTCGGCACGCGTGACGAGAGCACCGTGCGGCTGATGGCCGACCTGCTGACGTGACCGCCGGCCCAGGCTCTTGGCATCGACCGACCCGCTACCGATGCCGCCGGGTCCCTACGACGGCGGCTCGCGGACGATCCCTCAGGATCGCTCGCCCGACTCCGCGAGGCTGGGTGGGAGCACGCCCCGCTCGGCGGGGCGTGCGATCCGGCCAGCGGCGTGGAGGTGCCAGGCGAGCAGGTCGTCGTGCGCGCGGTCGCGCGACAGCCAGCGCGCGACCTCGAGGCCGTTGCGGCGAAGCCGCTGCCTCAGGCGCGGATCGGCTGCGAGCTCGTCGAGCCGATCCGAGAGCCCGGTCACGTCACCCGGGGGGAAGCGCAGGGCGGTCGTGCCCTCGATGAGGAACTCACCGGAGCCGCCAGTGCCGGTAGCCACCACCGGTAGGCCGCGCGCCATCGCTTCGAGCGGGACGATGCCGAACGGTTCGGGCCAGACCGAGGGGAACACGAGCGCGTCCGCTCCGTCGTACGCGCGTCGCAGCCGGTCCGGGGCGCTGTCGCCGTGGAACTCGACACGGTCGGAGACACCTTCGTGCTCCGCGACGTCCCGCAGGGAGCGCACGAACGCCTCGTCCCCGGTGCCGTGCACGTCGAGTCGTGCGGTCGCAGCTCGAGCCAGGACGCGGACCGCGGTCTCGACGCCCTTGTCCGCGGCCAACCTCCCGACGTACAGCAGCCGCCCTCGCCAGGCGCCGGCATCGGCACTCGGGTCGAGGAGCGGGTAGCGGCCCAGGTCGGGCCCGTGCGGCACCAGCGCGTGATCGTCGAACGGCCACGCGGCTCGTGCCAGCGCATCCTGGCGGAGGTACTCGGACGCGAACGCCGCGAGCGTGGGAGCTCCGATCCGCTCCGTGGTCGCCGCGACTCCGGCGAAGCCAGCGATCGCGCCTCGCGCCGCGCGCCAGCGCGGACGGTGGAAGCGCCGTGACCACGGATCGGTCTCCGGGCCCCACACGAGCCAGCGGTCGCCCACCACGAGGACCACCGGAAGGGTGGTCGCTTCGATGGCGGTGAACAGTCCGGCGAGGGGCAGGGCGCCGGGGTTCCAGACCGACACGACGTGGGGTCGGAAGTCCGAGACGTGGTCGTTGACCGCATCCCGAGCGTCGATCTGATCCCGGCGCTGTGTCCGCAGCGACGGT
Above is a genomic segment from Actinomycetota bacterium containing:
- a CDS encoding glycosyltransferase family 4 protein: MTNLDRVTREPLRALVVMNLFPPHSFGGYEDLCSGAVDAWRGAGHDVRVLTSRFRRPDVDDVDEPHVQRVLPLSWSDHRMLTPSLRTQRRDQIDARDAVNDHVSDFRPHVVSVWNPGALPLAGLFTAIEATTLPVVLVVGDRWLVWGPETDPWSRRFHRPRWRAARGAIAGFAGVAATTERIGAPTLAAFASEYLRQDALARAAWPFDDHALVPHGPDLGRYPLLDPSADAGAWRGRLLYVGRLAADKGVETAVRVLARAATARLDVHGTGDEAFVRSLRDVAEHEGVSDRVEFHGDSAPDRLRRAYDGADALVFPSVWPEPFGIVPLEAMARGLPVVATGTGGSGEFLIEGTTALRFPPGDVTGLSDRLDELAADPRLRQRLRRNGLEVARWLSRDRAHDDLLAWHLHAAGRIARPAERGVLPPSLAESGERS